Genomic window (Immundisolibacter sp.):
GCGCGCCGGCCAGACGCTGATACTGACCCCCACCGAGCTGAAGTTGCTGGACGCCCTGCTGCGCGCCGCCCCACGCCTGGTGCGCCGGTCAGAACTCGAACGCCTGCTGTGGCTGGACGAGCCCCCCGACAGCGATGCGCTGCGTACCCACATCCACAGCCTGCGGCGGGTGCTGGATCGGCCGTTTGATGTCCCGCTGATCGAAACCGTGCGCGGCCTCGGCTACCGGATCGCGCTCCCCGATGGCGCGTAAACGCACACCTCTGCGCCAGCGCTTAGTGGTGGCATTTGTACTGCTTACCGCCGCGGTGTCCGGCATGTTCTCGCTGGTCACCTTTGTGGTCATGGAAGAGTTGGAAAGAACCCTGTTCGTCGACCAGCTCGACGGTGAATTGCGCTGGTGGATTCAGCATCTTGGTAATGCCCCGCAAACACGGCCGCTGGAACTGCCCAACCACGCCCAGCTGTACATCACACCGGACCTGTTCGATGCCCAGCTGCCAACGTTCCTGCCGGCGATCGCCGTTGGCTGGCAGGAAGTCGCCGACGGCAAGGAAAGCTACGAGGTGATTCGTCGCGACTACGGCACGCGACGCTACTACCTGGTGCAACCCTCATCGGAACAGGAGCGCCGCGAGCACGTCTGGTTTGGCGTGCTGGCTGTGGGTACCGTGTCAGCCTGGGTGGCGGCTTACCTGATTGCTCGCCTGACCGCCGGCAGCGTACTCGAGCCGGTGCTGCGTCTGGCGCAGCGCGTGCGCCGGGCCGATCCGGCGCGACCACCGCAGCGCCTGGCCGCTGGCTTTGCCAACGACGAGATCGGCGCCCTGGCGCGCGCCTTCGAGCAGCGCCTGGCGCAGTTGTACGGCTTCATCGCCAGCGAACGGCTGTTCACCAGCGATGTAAGTCACG
Coding sequences:
- a CDS encoding sensor histidine kinase, which encodes MARKRTPLRQRLVVAFVLLTAAVSGMFSLVTFVVMEELERTLFVDQLDGELRWWIQHLGNAPQTRPLELPNHAQLYITPDLFDAQLPTFLPAIAVGWQEVADGKESYEVIRRDYGTRRYYLVQPSSEQERREHVWFGVLAVGTVSAWVAAYLIARLTAGSVLEPVLRLAQRVRRADPARPPQRLAAGFANDEIGALARAFEQRLAQLYGFIASERLFTSDVSHELRTPVAIISGAAETLLQRSELLPRARGAVERIATAAHEMQALIDGFLVLGRDPMSVQASSESCAINAIVRAEIERLNAGPAAGTHSIALIERSDVTLPCPPALLTVAVRNLLDNAVRYAPGSEVRVIILPDALVVEDGGSGLPDADIVRAFDRHQRLAPEVAAGEGLGLAIVQRICERSGWQILAQSLPDGMRFELRFAPEPAVVST